From a single Thermithiobacillus plumbiphilus genomic region:
- the alaS gene encoding alanine--tRNA ligase, whose protein sequence is MRVADIRQNFLQFFADQGHEKVPSSPLVPKNDPTLLFTNAGMVQFKDVFLGLESRPYQRAVSVQRCMRAGGKHNDLENVGYTARHHTFFEMLGNFSFGDYFKRDAIRFAWRFLTETLGLPPERLWVTVYQEDDEAAAIWLDEMGIDPARFSRCDAKDNFWSMGDTGPCGPCSEIFFDHGPHIPGGPPGSEDADGDRYVEIWNLVFMQYDRDSDGKLTPLPKPSVDTGMGLERLAAVLQGVHNNYDTDVFQPAIQAAASLAGLRYGEDAKLDTSLRVLADHIRSCSFLITDGVMPANEGRGYVLRRIIRRAIRHGHKLGLREIFFYKLVGPLCDSMGAAYPELLAARADVEKVLKLEEERFLETLENGLKLLDEVIAGLGDARTLPGDAVFKLYDTFGFPVDLTGDIARERGLTVDEAGFEAAMSEQKNRSRAAWSGSGEVKAENVYHDLRARMQPVEFFGYEQLDVEAEVVAILRDGELVDQLGVGESGAVILDRTTFYGESGGQVGDQGALLWDAGRFAVENTQKPLPDLFVHVGRLESGSLRVGQRLTAHVDEQARLDTAYNHSATHLLHAALKTVLGGHVRQMGSLVAPDRLRFDFAHFAPLSQEELLRVEDLVNAEIRANAEAETQVMPIDEAIASGAAALFGEKYGDTVRVVRMGDFSSELCGGTHVRRVGDIGLFRIISESGVASGTRRIEAVTGRMALAMVREKEALLRQVADLLKASPQDAAKRLEGLLEQHRQLERQIEQIRAKAAASQGDNLADRAISLKGVKVLAAQLDGADAKTLRNTLDQLRDKLGNSAIVLAAVQGDKVSLVAGVSKDLSSRIPAGDLVNFVAQPLGGKGGGRPDMAQAGGSNPEKLPDILSQVPAWIENLLG, encoded by the coding sequence ATGCGCGTTGCCGACATTCGACAGAATTTCCTGCAGTTCTTTGCTGATCAGGGCCACGAGAAAGTGCCCTCCAGCCCCCTGGTGCCCAAGAACGATCCCACCCTGCTGTTTACCAATGCCGGCATGGTGCAGTTCAAGGATGTCTTCCTGGGCCTGGAAAGCCGCCCCTATCAGCGCGCGGTGAGCGTGCAGCGCTGCATGCGCGCTGGTGGCAAGCACAACGATCTGGAAAATGTCGGTTATACCGCCCGGCATCACACCTTTTTCGAAATGCTGGGGAATTTCTCCTTTGGCGATTACTTCAAACGCGACGCCATCCGGTTTGCCTGGCGCTTCCTGACCGAAACCCTCGGCCTGCCCCCGGAAAGGCTCTGGGTGACGGTCTATCAGGAAGACGATGAAGCGGCGGCCATCTGGCTGGACGAAATGGGCATCGATCCGGCGCGTTTCTCCCGCTGTGATGCGAAAGACAATTTCTGGAGTATGGGCGACACCGGCCCCTGTGGCCCCTGTTCGGAGATCTTCTTTGATCATGGCCCGCATATCCCCGGTGGTCCTCCCGGCAGTGAAGATGCCGACGGGGATCGCTACGTCGAGATCTGGAATCTGGTGTTCATGCAGTATGACCGGGATTCCGACGGCAAGCTGACCCCGCTACCCAAGCCCTCGGTGGATACCGGCATGGGGCTGGAGCGCTTGGCTGCCGTGCTGCAGGGCGTGCACAACAACTACGACACCGACGTGTTCCAGCCCGCCATTCAGGCGGCGGCCAGCCTGGCCGGTCTGCGTTATGGCGAGGACGCCAAGCTGGATACCTCGTTGCGGGTGCTGGCCGATCACATCCGTTCCTGCAGCTTTCTGATCACCGATGGCGTGATGCCCGCCAACGAGGGACGTGGCTATGTGCTGCGGCGCATCATCCGGCGCGCCATCCGTCATGGCCACAAGCTCGGCCTGCGGGAGATCTTCTTCTATAAACTCGTGGGGCCGCTCTGCGACAGCATGGGTGCTGCCTATCCCGAGCTACTGGCAGCGCGGGCGGATGTCGAAAAGGTGCTCAAGCTCGAGGAAGAGCGTTTCCTGGAGACCCTGGAAAATGGCCTGAAGCTGCTCGACGAGGTGATTGCCGGGCTCGGGGATGCTCGCACCCTGCCAGGGGATGCTGTGTTCAAGCTGTATGACACCTTTGGCTTTCCGGTGGATCTGACCGGCGACATCGCCCGCGAGCGTGGCCTGACGGTGGATGAGGCGGGCTTTGAAGCCGCCATGTCTGAGCAGAAGAATCGCTCGCGCGCCGCCTGGTCGGGCAGTGGCGAGGTCAAGGCCGAGAATGTCTATCACGACCTGCGCGCGCGCATGCAGCCGGTCGAGTTTTTTGGCTATGAGCAGCTCGATGTCGAGGCCGAGGTGGTGGCCATCCTGCGCGATGGCGAACTCGTAGATCAGCTTGGTGTCGGCGAAAGTGGCGCTGTAATACTGGATCGCACGACCTTTTACGGCGAGTCCGGCGGTCAGGTGGGCGACCAGGGCGCCCTGCTCTGGGATGCGGGCCGCTTTGCCGTGGAGAATACGCAAAAGCCCCTGCCGGATCTCTTTGTGCATGTCGGTCGGCTGGAAAGCGGTTCCCTGCGGGTGGGCCAGCGTCTGACGGCGCACGTCGATGAACAGGCCCGTCTCGATACTGCCTACAATCATTCCGCCACCCACCTTCTGCACGCAGCGCTCAAAACCGTGCTCGGTGGCCATGTGCGCCAGATGGGCTCGCTGGTGGCGCCTGACCGCCTGCGCTTTGATTTTGCGCACTTTGCGCCCCTGAGCCAGGAAGAACTCTTGCGCGTCGAGGATCTGGTCAACGCCGAGATCCGCGCCAATGCCGAGGCCGAGACGCAAGTCATGCCCATCGATGAGGCAATCGCCAGTGGGGCGGCTGCGCTGTTTGGCGAGAAATACGGCGATACCGTGCGGGTGGTGCGCATGGGGGACTTTTCCAGCGAGCTCTGTGGCGGCACGCATGTGCGGCGAGTCGGGGACATCGGCCTTTTCAGGATCATCAGCGAATCGGGCGTTGCCTCCGGTACCCGGCGCATCGAGGCCGTGACCGGCCGCATGGCGCTGGCGATGGTGCGCGAAAAGGAGGCATTGCTGCGCCAGGTCGCGGATCTTCTGAAGGCCAGTCCGCAGGATGCCGCCAAGCGTCTGGAAGGCCTGCTGGAGCAGCACCGCCAGCTCGAACGCCAGATCGAGCAGATCCGGGCCAAGGCCGCCGCCAGCCAGGGGGACAATCTGGCGGATAGGGCGATCAGCCTGAAAGGGGTTAAAGTGCTGGCAGCGCAACTCGATGGCGCGGACGCCAAAACCCTGCGCAATACCCTGGACCAGCTCCGTGACAAGCTCGGCAATTCGGCCATCGTGCTGGCGGCGGTGCAGGGCGACAAGGTGAGTCTGGTGGCCGGCGTCAGCAAGGATCTCAGTAGCCGCATCCCGGCTGGTGACCTGGTCAATTTCGTGGCTCAGCCCTTGGGCGGCAAGGGCGGCGGCCGGCCGGACATGGCTCAGGCCGGTGGCAGCAATCCGGAAAAGCTGCCGGATATCCTCTCCCAGGTGCCGGCCTGGATCGAAAACCTGCTCGGTTAA
- a CDS encoding endonuclease III: MQVPQPGSKRPFEPDLAFARIAEAVQPFPKAALFELADEGFRSPFEQLLACIISIRTRDETTLPAARRLFALARTPAQLLALDPAAIYAAILPATFHETKARQMRAIAAAIEADHGGELPCARDTLLSFQGVGPKCANLSLGIACGLPLISVDIHVHRVVNRWGYVQAKTPEQTLVQLDARLPMAFRVAINRLLVPFGKHICTGQLPRCSSCPVLDMCQQIGVNRHR; the protein is encoded by the coding sequence ATGCAGGTTCCGCAGCCTGGGTCCAAACGGCCATTCGAGCCGGATCTGGCTTTTGCGCGCATTGCCGAGGCGGTCCAGCCCTTTCCAAAGGCCGCCCTGTTCGAACTCGCGGATGAGGGGTTTCGTTCGCCGTTCGAGCAACTACTGGCCTGCATCATTTCCATTCGCACCCGCGATGAGACCACCCTGCCGGCCGCAAGACGTCTTTTCGCCCTGGCCCGTACGCCTGCGCAATTGCTTGCACTCGATCCCGCGGCGATCTATGCGGCCATCCTCCCTGCCACCTTTCACGAAACCAAGGCGCGTCAGATGCGCGCCATCGCGGCAGCCATCGAGGCGGATCATGGGGGTGAACTGCCCTGTGCTCGGGATACCCTGCTATCATTTCAGGGGGTCGGCCCGAAATGTGCCAATCTGTCGCTTGGCATCGCCTGTGGTTTGCCCCTGATCAGCGTCGATATCCACGTTCACCGGGTGGTCAACCGCTGGGGCTATGTGCAGGCCAAAACACCTGAGCAAACCCTGGTCCAGCTCGATGCCCGGCTGCCCATGGCCTTTCGGGTGGCAATCAACCGCTTGCTGGTGCCCTTTGGCAAGCACATCTGTACCGGGCAGCTGCCCCGTTGTTCAAGCTGCCCGGTACTGGATATGTGCCAGCAGATTGGTGTCAACAGGCATCGTTGA
- a CDS encoding mechanosensitive ion channel family protein: MDYLNQIDFLQANVYGNTYAQWLVAGLVFLLSWGGLRYLKGMLVDRLSVLARGTSTDLDDFAVSLLQGVKGFFLIILSLAIATMVLNLPPAKTDIIHTLAVIAVLIQAAFWGTAFIDFLLNRQVSNRGVETDGGAIMTMRAVGFIGRMVLWVVIVLLILDNSGVDVTALVASLGIGGVAVALAVQNILSDLFASLSIVLDKPFVIGDFITVGDMAGTVEYIGMKSTRVRSLSGEQIVFSNADILKGQIRNYKRMFERRVVLQFGVTYQTPQEKLAAMPGWIRKIVEAQDKTRFDRAHLAGFGNSALNFEVVYFVLDPDYNVYMDIQQAIDLGIIEVFAREKVEFAYPTQTLFVQGSGGEIAVARESRALGR; this comes from the coding sequence TTGGATTATCTGAATCAGATCGATTTCCTGCAGGCCAATGTATATGGCAACACTTACGCGCAGTGGCTGGTTGCTGGACTGGTGTTCCTGCTGTCCTGGGGGGGGCTGCGTTACCTGAAGGGTATGCTCGTCGACCGCCTGAGTGTGCTGGCGCGCGGTACGAGCACGGACCTGGATGACTTTGCCGTCAGCCTGTTGCAGGGCGTCAAGGGGTTCTTCCTCATCATTCTCTCCCTGGCCATCGCAACGATGGTCCTCAATCTGCCGCCAGCGAAGACGGACATCATTCATACCCTGGCGGTGATCGCGGTACTGATCCAGGCGGCATTCTGGGGCACGGCCTTCATTGATTTCCTGCTCAATCGTCAGGTCAGCAATCGCGGCGTCGAAACGGATGGCGGCGCGATCATGACCATGCGTGCTGTGGGATTCATAGGAAGGATGGTGCTGTGGGTGGTCATTGTCCTGTTGATCCTGGACAATTCAGGCGTTGATGTGACGGCCCTGGTGGCCAGTCTTGGTATCGGTGGCGTGGCGGTGGCGCTGGCGGTGCAGAACATCCTGAGTGATCTCTTCGCATCGCTGTCGATCGTGCTCGACAAACCCTTCGTGATTGGAGATTTCATTACCGTGGGCGACATGGCGGGAACCGTCGAGTACATCGGGATGAAGTCGACGCGGGTACGTAGTCTCTCGGGTGAGCAGATCGTTTTTTCCAATGCCGATATCCTCAAGGGCCAGATCCGCAATTACAAGCGCATGTTCGAGCGCCGGGTGGTGCTGCAGTTTGGCGTCACCTACCAGACCCCGCAGGAAAAACTGGCAGCCATGCCAGGCTGGATTCGCAAAATCGTGGAGGCCCAGGACAAGACCCGGTTCGATCGGGCGCATCTGGCCGGCTTCGGTAATTCCGCGCTGAACTTCGAGGTGGTGTACTTCGTGCTCGATCCGGACTACAACGTGTATATGGATATCCAGCAGGCCATCGATCTGGGCATCATCGAGGTCTTTGCCCGGGAAAAGGTCGAGTTTGCCTATCCGACCCAGACCCTGTTCGTGCAGGGCAGCGGGGGTGAAATTGCAGTAGCGCGCGAGTCCAGGGCGCTCGGTCGCTGA
- a CDS encoding phage holin family protein, with the protein MRLLLRWLVNGLMLLLVAYLFPSISLTGPFSALFTALLLGLVNALIRPVLLVLTLPITVLTLGLFTLVINGLLFWFVSALVPGFHVAGFWSAFWGALVYSILSWAASALIVERDR; encoded by the coding sequence ATGAGATTGCTGCTGCGCTGGCTGGTCAATGGCTTGATGCTCTTGCTGGTTGCCTATCTGTTTCCTTCGATTTCACTGACCGGCCCGTTTTCCGCACTGTTCACGGCACTCCTGCTGGGCCTGGTCAACGCCTTGATCCGTCCCGTGTTGCTGGTGCTGACCCTGCCGATCACTGTGCTGACCCTGGGCTTGTTTACCCTGGTGATCAATGGGTTGTTGTTCTGGTTCGTATCCGCCCTGGTGCCGGGCTTCCATGTGGCGGGGTTCTGGTCGGCTTTTTGGGGGGCTCTGGTGTACAGTATTCTTTCCTGGGCGGCCAGCGCCCTGATCGTCGAACGCGACCGTTGA
- a CDS encoding 3-deoxy-7-phosphoheptulonate synthase, producing MILILAPDTDPKGAAFKQLMDYVERLPKVRARVHVEQGTQHTLTEIYLIGDTASLNLADMQGLPCVDRVVRVSEEYRILGRHKDDQRPTGFDYNGVHFGQDNLNVFAGLCAVDNPEHVEQMMRALQAEGQVCTRMGAYKPRTSPYAFQGHGKACLPYVFELAGKYGIKVIAMEVTHESHVEEIREALRQTGNPTGVMLQIGTRNTQNFELLKIVGRQQEFPVLLKRGFGITLEESLNAAEYLASEGNARVIFGLRGMKSNMGDPHRNFVDFAQVPVVRRLTRMPVCIDPSHSVGSRDRAPDGILDVMHVVAQGVIAGANMILVDFHPNPAKALVDGPQALLLEELPYFLEDVRIAREAYEQRVALTRRFRVEHPD from the coding sequence ATGATCCTGATTCTTGCCCCTGATACTGATCCCAAAGGCGCCGCTTTCAAACAGCTCATGGACTATGTCGAGCGCCTGCCCAAGGTGAGGGCGCGCGTCCATGTCGAGCAGGGCACTCAGCATACCCTGACCGAGATCTACCTCATCGGTGACACCGCCAGCCTGAATCTCGCCGACATGCAGGGCCTGCCCTGCGTGGACCGGGTGGTGCGCGTCTCGGAGGAGTATCGCATCCTCGGTCGGCACAAGGACGATCAGCGGCCCACCGGCTTTGACTATAACGGCGTACATTTCGGCCAGGACAATCTCAATGTCTTCGCCGGGCTCTGCGCCGTGGACAACCCCGAGCACGTCGAGCAGATGATGCGGGCCCTGCAGGCCGAGGGCCAGGTCTGCACCCGCATGGGCGCCTACAAGCCGCGCACCAGTCCCTATGCCTTCCAGGGGCATGGCAAGGCCTGTCTGCCTTACGTCTTCGAGCTGGCCGGCAAGTATGGCATCAAGGTCATTGCCATGGAGGTCACGCACGAGTCGCATGTCGAGGAGATCCGCGAGGCGCTTAGGCAGACCGGCAATCCGACCGGGGTGATGCTGCAGATCGGCACGCGCAACACCCAGAACTTCGAGCTGCTCAAGATCGTCGGCCGCCAGCAGGAATTTCCGGTGCTCCTGAAGCGCGGCTTCGGCATCACGCTCGAAGAGTCGCTCAATGCCGCGGAATATCTCGCGAGCGAGGGCAATGCCCGGGTGATCTTCGGCCTGCGCGGCATGAAGAGCAACATGGGCGACCCGCACCGCAACTTCGTCGACTTTGCACAGGTGCCGGTGGTCAGGCGACTGACCCGCATGCCGGTGTGCATCGATCCCTCGCACTCGGTGGGTTCGCGCGACCGGGCGCCGGATGGCATTCTCGATGTGATGCATGTGGTGGCCCAGGGCGTGATTGCCGGCGCCAACATGATCCTGGTGGATTTCCATCCCAACCCGGCCAAGGCCCTGGTGGACGGCCCCCAGGCCCTGCTGCTCGAAGAGCTGCCCTATTTCCTGGAAGACGTGCGCATCGCGCGCGAGGCCTACGAACAGCGTGTGGCGCTGACCCGGCGTTTTCGGGTCGAGCATCCGGACTGA
- a CDS encoding response regulator transcription factor, producing the protein MPKPRILIIEDDPAMRMGLQDNLEVEGYLIESAATSKAGFESALQLGPDLIVLDLMLPDGNGLDLCRRMRAEGIESPIIMLTARGQEIDKVLGLEMGADDYVVKPFGLRELLARIHAQLRRYRPAPASNRNVRVGACEVDFVRQQMQRDNYPLEASAREFELLRYFVDHAGQVISRDVLLIEIWGHQREIVTRTVDNFILRLRKKIEPDPANPRYLLTIHGSGYKLVENHAEP; encoded by the coding sequence ATGCCTAAGCCCCGCATTCTGATCATCGAGGACGACCCTGCCATGCGCATGGGATTGCAGGACAATCTTGAGGTGGAGGGTTATCTGATTGAAAGTGCGGCCACGTCCAAGGCCGGATTCGAGAGCGCCCTGCAGCTAGGCCCGGACCTGATCGTACTGGATCTGATGCTGCCCGACGGCAACGGGCTGGACCTGTGCCGGCGCATGCGCGCCGAGGGCATCGAATCCCCCATCATCATGCTGACCGCGCGCGGCCAGGAAATCGACAAGGTGCTGGGGCTGGAGATGGGCGCGGATGATTACGTCGTCAAGCCCTTTGGCCTGCGCGAACTGCTCGCGCGCATCCATGCCCAGCTAAGGCGTTACCGCCCTGCGCCCGCCAGCAATCGCAACGTGCGGGTCGGTGCCTGCGAGGTGGATTTCGTGCGCCAGCAGATGCAGCGGGATAACTACCCGCTAGAGGCCAGCGCGCGAGAATTCGAACTGCTCAGGTACTTCGTGGATCATGCCGGCCAGGTCATCTCGCGCGACGTGCTCCTGATCGAGATCTGGGGCCATCAGCGCGAGATCGTCACCCGCACGGTGGACAACTTCATCCTGCGCCTGAGAAAGAAGATCGAGCCGGATCCGGCCAATCCGCGCTATCTCCTCACCATTCACGGCAGCGGCTACAAGCTGGTGGAAAACCACGCCGAGCCCTGA
- a CDS encoding HAMP domain-containing sensor histidine kinase, whose translation MSTPLPTPKWQDIVPPARPGWSSHWRSPLLLLLVLVLAILSVLGFTFYTLRGERALLVQTLKANQQQSLALLSSQTETVLGNAIESPFLVLKNVPLEEVDDDRIAVLRQHFSSVEQVLLLNQHMQLTQRFPPPRSDHEKHLDAWLAGRVQEEYTAQESSGQRSPRFSPHTFIEPVAGRYALFAYQPIADLDPRHEDGFILLRFNVNRLISQHLAPLFADFTREHGGRVWLAPVDSRSSQQALYFPLARYLPGWHLVYVPDPGKIHGLLSHPNWTLLGIAAGVLLVILLAVLAAWWELRQEHALVSMRSQFVASVSHELKTPLALIRMFAETLYLQRVRDPERIHEYHQTILRESERLTRIIGGVLDFSRLNSGARIYELADLDLVSTVNEVLDRYTPHLSENGMQLRRQIGPCLQPVAHDRHGITQILLNLLDNAVKYANAGGRVDVRLQERQNRVELEVVDYGPGIPRAEIQRIRKAAYRGQISPSGRGTGLGLALVDRIAAAHHADFLLDQPQDRPGLRILLSFPFYSGLASGNPHA comes from the coding sequence ATGTCCACCCCCCTGCCCACGCCCAAGTGGCAAGATATCGTTCCCCCCGCACGCCCGGGCTGGTCCAGCCACTGGCGCTCCCCCCTATTGCTGTTGCTGGTCCTGGTACTCGCCATTCTGAGCGTGCTGGGTTTCACCTTCTACACCCTGCGCGGCGAGCGCGCCCTGCTCGTCCAGACCCTCAAGGCCAATCAGCAGCAATCCCTGGCCCTGCTGTCCAGCCAGACAGAAACGGTACTCGGAAACGCCATCGAGTCGCCGTTCCTGGTCCTCAAGAATGTTCCGCTGGAAGAAGTGGATGATGACCGCATCGCCGTGCTGCGCCAGCACTTCTCGTCTGTTGAACAGGTGCTCCTGCTGAATCAGCACATGCAATTGACACAAAGATTCCCGCCGCCCCGCTCCGATCACGAGAAACATCTGGATGCCTGGCTGGCGGGCCGCGTCCAGGAAGAATACACAGCCCAGGAAAGCAGCGGTCAGCGCAGTCCCCGCTTTTCACCGCACACATTCATCGAGCCGGTAGCCGGGCGCTATGCCCTGTTCGCCTATCAGCCCATTGCCGATCTCGATCCCCGTCACGAGGACGGTTTCATCCTGTTGCGCTTCAATGTCAACCGGCTGATCTCGCAACATCTTGCCCCGCTGTTTGCGGACTTCACCCGCGAACATGGCGGACGGGTCTGGCTGGCACCGGTGGACAGCCGCAGCAGCCAGCAGGCACTCTATTTTCCGCTGGCCCGCTACTTGCCAGGCTGGCATCTGGTGTATGTACCCGATCCGGGCAAAATCCACGGTCTCTTGAGTCATCCCAACTGGACCCTGCTCGGCATCGCCGCCGGCGTATTGCTGGTGATCCTGCTGGCGGTGTTGGCTGCCTGGTGGGAGCTGCGCCAGGAGCACGCCCTGGTCAGCATGCGCAGCCAGTTTGTCGCCAGCGTCTCGCATGAGCTGAAGACCCCGCTGGCCTTGATCCGCATGTTTGCCGAAACGCTCTACCTGCAGCGGGTCCGCGACCCCGAGCGCATCCATGAATATCACCAGACCATCCTGCGCGAATCCGAACGCCTCACGCGCATCATCGGCGGGGTATTGGACTTTTCGCGGCTCAACAGTGGCGCCAGGATCTATGAACTGGCGGATCTGGATCTCGTCAGCACCGTCAATGAAGTCCTGGATCGCTACACACCGCACCTGTCCGAAAACGGCATGCAGTTGCGCCGGCAGATCGGGCCCTGCCTCCAGCCGGTGGCACATGACCGCCATGGCATCACGCAGATTCTGCTGAATCTGCTGGACAATGCCGTCAAGTACGCCAATGCTGGAGGGCGGGTCGACGTCCGGCTGCAGGAAAGGCAGAACCGGGTGGAGCTGGAAGTGGTGGATTATGGCCCCGGCATCCCGCGCGCCGAAATCCAGCGCATCCGCAAGGCCGCCTACCGGGGCCAGATATCTCCTTCCGGACGTGGCACGGGCCTGGGGCTTGCCCTGGTGGACCGGATCGCCGCGGCACACCATGCGGACTTTCTGCTCGATCAACCGCAGGATCGGCCCGGCTTGCGCATTCTGTTGAGTTTTCCCTTCTATTCAGGCCTTGCTTCAGGAAACCCCCATGCCTAA
- a CDS encoding aspartate kinase: MALIVQKFGGTSVGSPERIRNVANRVLREKARGNQVVVVVSAMSGETDRLLKLAREMHRQPPERELDMLISTGEQVTVALLAMGLEALGHPARSYTGAQVAIQTDSVFTKARITNIDEHRIRADLDAGRVVVVAGFQGVDSEGNITTLGRGGSDTTAVAIAAALQADECHIYTDVDGVYTTDPRVEPRARRLDRITFEEMLEMASLGAKVLQTRSVEFAGKYNIPVRVLSSFEEGPGTLVTCEEVNMEEAKVSGIAFNRNEAKITMIGVPDCPGIAYAILGPVSKASINVDMIIQNVSEQGKTDFTFTLDKSDFDKAMEIVKRTGTELGAEKVEGDCRVGKLSIVGVGMRSHAGIASTMFETLARENINIQMISTSEIKISVVVDEKYLELAVRALHEAFGLHQGNN; this comes from the coding sequence ATGGCTTTGATTGTGCAGAAATTTGGCGGGACCTCGGTGGGTTCGCCCGAGCGCATTCGCAATGTGGCGAACCGGGTCCTGAGGGAGAAGGCCCGCGGAAATCAGGTGGTCGTGGTGGTGTCCGCGATGTCCGGCGAGACCGACCGGCTGCTCAAGCTTGCGCGTGAAATGCACCGCCAGCCGCCCGAGCGCGAACTGGACATGCTGATCTCCACCGGCGAGCAGGTCACGGTGGCCCTGCTGGCCATGGGGCTGGAGGCTCTTGGTCATCCTGCGCGTTCCTATACCGGAGCTCAGGTGGCGATCCAGACGGATTCGGTCTTTACCAAGGCCCGCATTACCAACATTGACGAACACCGCATCCGTGCCGACCTGGATGCTGGCCGGGTGGTGGTCGTTGCCGGCTTCCAGGGCGTGGACAGCGAGGGCAACATCACCACCCTGGGCCGGGGGGGGTCGGATACCACCGCAGTCGCCATCGCTGCCGCCCTGCAAGCGGACGAGTGCCATATCTATACCGATGTGGATGGCGTCTACACCACGGACCCACGGGTCGAGCCACGCGCGCGCCGTCTCGACCGCATCACCTTTGAAGAGATGCTGGAAATGGCGAGCCTGGGCGCAAAGGTCCTGCAGACCCGCTCGGTCGAATTTGCCGGCAAGTACAATATTCCCGTGCGTGTGCTGTCTTCCTTCGAGGAAGGCCCTGGCACGCTGGTCACCTGTGAGGAAGTCAACATGGAAGAAGCCAAGGTCTCCGGTATCGCTTTCAACCGAAACGAGGCCAAGATCACCATGATCGGCGTGCCGGATTGCCCCGGCATCGCCTATGCCATTCTCGGGCCCGTGTCCAAGGCCAGCATCAATGTGGACATGATCATCCAGAACGTCAGCGAACAGGGCAAGACCGACTTCACCTTTACGCTGGACAAGAGCGATTTCGACAAGGCCATGGAAATCGTCAAGCGCACCGGCACGGAACTGGGAGCCGAGAAGGTGGAAGGCGACTGTCGCGTCGGCAAGCTCTCGATCGTAGGCGTGGGCATGCGCTCACATGCCGGCATTGCATCGACCATGTTCGAGACCCTGGCGCGCGAGAACATCAACATCCAGATGATTTCCACCTCGGAAATCAAGATTTCGGTGGTGGTGGACGAAAAATATCTTGAGTTGGCGGTACGCGCCCTGCATGAGGCTTTTGGGCTTCACCAAGGAAACAACTGA
- a CDS encoding helix-turn-helix transcriptional regulator, whose protein sequence is MTLQTIKSLDGQDEYVLIPVAVYLALKAEIEDELAGLEARAVQTDDYEPFDPADYVQNPVALMRMRAGVRQTELARRLGVSQPYLSKVERMEKVSNDLLARVREILSI, encoded by the coding sequence ATGACCCTGCAAACCATCAAGAGCCTGGACGGACAGGATGAATACGTGCTGATCCCCGTGGCCGTCTATCTAGCCCTGAAAGCCGAGATCGAAGACGAGCTGGCGGGGCTCGAAGCGCGTGCTGTCCAGACCGATGATTACGAGCCCTTCGACCCCGCCGACTACGTGCAAAACCCCGTGGCGCTGATGCGGATGCGTGCGGGCGTCAGGCAGACAGAGCTGGCGCGGCGTTTGGGCGTGTCTCAGCCCTATCTTTCGAAGGTCGAGCGGATGGAGAAAGTATCCAATGATCTGCTGGCGCGGGTTCGAGAAATTTTGTCTATCTGA
- a CDS encoding GNAT family N-acetyltransferase, with translation MGQYPIPLVILARLAVDLDYQVQGLGSSLLQDAIRRTMAIAEQGGIQALLRHPIDAEAEACYRRFGFEPTLMPCWAHGLLLPTVGNSRHHRVNILGSRTNPGLPARPADCSSAPARPLHA, from the coding sequence ATGGGCCAGTACCCGATTCCACTGGTCATCCTGGCGAGGCTTGCTGTCGATCTCGACTATCAAGTTCAGGGGCTTGGTTCCAGCTTGCTGCAGGATGCCATCCGCCGAACGATGGCGATTGCTGAGCAGGGGGGCATCCAGGCGCTGCTGAGACATCCCATCGATGCCGAAGCTGAAGCGTGTTATCGCCGTTTTGGTTTCGAGCCGACATTGATGCCCTGCTGGGCTCATGGACTCTTGTTGCCGACTGTCGGCAATTCCCGACATCACCGGGTCAACATATTGGGATCAAGGACCAATCCCGGGCTACCTGCCAGACCGGCAGATTGCTCGAGCGCGCCAGCCCGTCCGCTTCACGCTTGA